ATGTAATGCTGCGTCTAAATAATGCTGCCAAAACACATTTGACATTTGTTAAATGTTTATGCACAATACAAAACATCTCAGGCAGTGGAGTTATAAACTTGTCTGAGTTATTCTTTCGTTACAGAAATTTGCCGGCAGGCCATTATGGAATTATTAACTATATTAAAAGAAGAAAGCGGCTCTCAGGAGGGTTATGTTAATCTCACTCACGGCCGGGTGTGGTATAAGATTTGTGGTATAAACACTGCAGGGCTGCCTCTGATAGTTGTCCATGGAGGCCCTGGGTTTTCACACGATTATCTTGAACCTCTGAGCGCACTTTCTGATGAGCGTCCGGTTATTTTTTACGAGCAGCTTGGCTGCGGAAACTCAGATAAATGCAGCGGTACCTCCAGATGGAACGTTGATTACTTTGGCAGTGAATTTGATAAGGTCTGTGCAGCACTAAACCTTAAATCCCGTCATATATTGGCTCATTCAGGTGCAGCAACTTTTGTTGTGCCCTCTGTGCTGTCAACTAAATGTCAGGGAGTTGCAAGTTTAGTTCTTGCAAGTCCTTTATTAAGCAGCAAAAGACTGACTGAAGACATTAAGAGCGCTGTAGCCATGCTGCCTGATGATTCTAAAATGATTCTTAGCACTTGCGGTAATCACTCTGAATCGTCTGTTAAAACTTTTACAGACGAGCAATTTACAGAGGCTATGACGGTCTGTTATAAGGAGTTTTACTGCCGCATAGACCCCTGGCCGGATTGCCTTAACAGAAGTTTAGAAAGGCTGAATCAAGAAATTTTTAACACTATGGTTGGTACAAGCATTTTTGACTTTACCGGAAATCTCAAAGACTATGATATAACTGACAAATTAAAAGGGCTCAGCATCCCGGTTCTTGTGACTTTTGGGGCATATGAGGAAAAGTTTTCAAATACAGGTACGTATTACAGCAGTAAAATACCCGGAGCAAAGCTGGTAATTTTTAACAACTCTTCTCATATGCCTCACCTTGAACAGAAGAGCGAATACATTAATTGTGTCAGGGAATTTCTTAGCGCACATGATTGATTAAACATCTCTTATGCCAGACAAATTATCAAAGATAACGCCTCCTGAGCTGCACAATGTAGTTCAACGCAGGAGGTGTTTTGATATAGTTGACTTAGCTATGGAGGAAACTCCCATCGTGTGGATGTCAGCCCCTGCAGGTTCCGGTAAAACCACGTTAGCGGCAAGCTATCTCAAAAACAGACGTATCCCTCACCTTTGGTATCATGTTGATAAAAACGATATTGATATTATGACATTTTTTAATTATATGAGCACGGCATTAAAGCCGCATATTAAAACCCAACTATTACCGAGTTTCACATCAGATAACATCAAAGACATAGTGTCCTTTACGCTAACGTACTTTGAGAGATTGTTTGCAGAGATTGAGACTCCATTTATCCTTGTCTTTGACGATTGTCATGATATACCCTCAGATTCAATGTTTCATGATGTGATGGCTAAAGGATTATCTTTGCTGATTAGTGGTATAAACGTAGTGCTATTAAGCAGAAACGAGCCGCCACCTGCTTATATCAGATTGAAAGCAAACAGAAGTATCAGCCTAATACAATGGAACGATGTGAGGTTTACACTGAAAGAGACGACAGAGCTGATTAAGAACACTGTAAAACATACCTTCGAAAAAGATACGATTGAAGATATATATAATAATACTGATGGCCTTGTAGCCGCTTTGATACTTACCATTGAGCAGATTAAAAAAAATCCTGCTCAATACACAGGCGCAGTTACACAAGGTCTGTTATTCGATTTTTTTTCAGGGAAGGTATTTGAAGCTGCAGACAGCGACGTTCAGGAGTTTCTACTTAAAACCGCATATTTCCCAGAGTTTACCGCAGAAATGGCAATAGCGCTGACAGGATATACTCTAACTCAAAAGCTGTTAAGACGTGACAGGGGAGGGTATTTTCTTACAGCAATACATTCAAACAATGCTGTGACATTCAGGTATCACGCACTATACAGAGAATTTCTGTTAAGGCAAGCTCAGGTTTATTATAGACAACAAGTCCGTGAGATAACTTTGTCAGCCGCCGATGTTTTAGAAGAATCCGGATACATTGAACACAGCATCCAACTGCTTATAGAAATCAAACATTGGGACAGACTTCAACGACTTTTGCTTAAAAGTGTGCCGGGTTTGATAGCAGACGGAAGATATAATATTATTGATGCCTGGTTTTTGGCTTTACCGGATGAGTTTTTACAGGAGCAGCCGTGGCTGCTATACTGGAGTGGCATTAACAAGTTTTCCTTGAATCTTGAGGATGCCAGAAAAATACTTGAAGCCGTTTACCTTTTATTTAAAAAGTTAAAAGAATCCGAGGGACAAATATTATCGCTGTGTGCAGTAATAAAGGCTTTAGTTATGGAGTGGAGGAATTTCCATCCTCTTGATCATTGGATTAAGGAGTTTGAAGAGGAGTTAATCGAGGTCTATAGAAGCACTGACTCAATTGAAATTAAAGAAGAGGTAGTTGCAAGTATTGTTACGGCTTTGATATTTCGCCAACCAAACCACAAGGACATTGATTACTGGTTACAAGAGGCTGACAATATAGTTTTACATTCAAAAAATGCAGAAATACGGATGTATATTGGCTATAATCTCACTCTTTACTATCTATGGACTGGTAGTGTATATAAGGCTGGTAACACTATAGAAACGTTACACCATGTGTACAGAAACACCCAAAAACACCTTCTGTTAAGACTTATGTGTATGAGATGTGAATGTATGTGTACATTGTATAAAGCTTCATACAAGGATACGCTAAAAGTTGTTGAGGAGGGACTTAAGATTGCTGATGAGACTGGTTTGCACTTAACGGATACAATGTTTTTAGGGTTAGGTATCTACTGTTTTCTTGCTCTGGGCAACAATGAGATGGCAGAAGTTTATATGCAAAAAATAATATCTTACATGGGAGATATTCAGATCTATGGATTCTACTACTATCAGATGGCATCTTTGATTGCATATGCCAAAGGGAACTTTTCCACTGCGATTGAGTATGGGGAGAAAAACATAGAATATACGGAACAATACGGCTGCCAACTTATGCAGGGAGTACATTTATCTATACTTGTATGTTTATTGGCAGAAGCTGGATATAATGACAAGGCTCTGCTTTATTTAGAACATCTTAAGAGAATTGGGCTTACTGCGAGGAGTTTACTTTTTACATATTTTTCATTAGAAATCGAAGCTCTTATTTCTGTAAATAATAATGACCTGCAGAGGTTTGAGGTAAAAATTGAGGAATTTGTAAGGATAGCTAAAGTTACAGGAATGAAGGGTATGCTTCCGTTTCGTAAACATGTCCATATCTTATGTAAAACAGCGCTGGAAAGAGGAATTCAAACTGACTACGTAAAAGAAATCATAAGGCTTCATAATCTGACTCCGGGCGGCGACATGATAGATGACTGGCCGTATCCGGTTAGAATACACACATTTGGACGATTTAAAATCGAAAAGGACGGCAGGATATTAGAGTCCAGGGGGAAAATGCAGCAAAAACCACTTGCGCTGCTTAAAGAATTGGCTCTCTCTGAGGTCGGGGGTGTTAGTGCAGAGAAAATCTCAGAGTTTTTGTGGCCAGACTCTGATAGTGAAGCGGCTAAAACATCCTTTAACACGACGCTTCACCGCACTCGTAAGATGCTGGATTCTGAGGATAACAACTTTATACTTTACCATGATGGAAAAGTTTCACTAAATCGGAAATTTGTATGGACAGATGTTTGGGCTTTCAACTATCTTAGCGAACGGGTGGAAGAGCTATACAAAAATCGTACTGTAAACAGCGCAGCGTCAGATGATGATTTTAAAGAGGTTTTAGCTTTGTTGCTTAAAATCTATGATTTGTTAAGAGGATATTTTGTTTTACCAAACGAGGGGCATTTATTGCACCATGCCCCCTCCGTACAACAGCGAATCAGGGGCAGCATCTCCAAACTTGTGCATTGTGTAGCAAAATGGTGTCAGGATACAGGGGAGTTAGAAAAGGCAGATGAAATAAAGCAACTTTTTCAGATGATTACAGCACAGCAAGATATAGAAATTGACGGACTAACCTTGTGACTCAGGTGTCTTTGCTAAGTATCTCGGTTTTTGTTGTTTTTACCGGTATTTCTCTTTATGTGGATATGCACTTCAACAAAAAGGACACGCAAGTCAGCGTAAAAAGCGCTGCCGTGTGGTCTGTCATCTGGGTACTGCTGGCGTTGTT
This portion of the Nitrospirota bacterium genome encodes:
- a CDS encoding proline iminopeptidase-family hydrolase; protein product: MELLTILKEESGSQEGYVNLTHGRVWYKICGINTAGLPLIVVHGGPGFSHDYLEPLSALSDERPVIFYEQLGCGNSDKCSGTSRWNVDYFGSEFDKVCAALNLKSRHILAHSGAATFVVPSVLSTKCQGVASLVLASPLLSSKRLTEDIKSAVAMLPDDSKMILSTCGNHSESSVKTFTDEQFTEAMTVCYKEFYCRIDPWPDCLNRSLERLNQEIFNTMVGTSIFDFTGNLKDYDITDKLKGLSIPVLVTFGAYEEKFSNTGTYYSSKIPGAKLVIFNNSSHMPHLEQKSEYINCVREFLSAHD